The Natronoglycomyces albus genome has a segment encoding these proteins:
- a CDS encoding KamA family radical SAM protein, translated as MSTPENTGRRFRAYTIRHLDELLQRAKLTEEQRLRTRAVASVLPFRTNEYVLDELIDWDNALEDPMFRLVFPQEDMLPAEDVDRIAHLIKTDAPKAEITGTANEIRFKLNPHPAGQQELNLPKFEDETVEGLQHKYKETVLFFPQQGQTCHAYCTYCFRWAQFVGISELKIASNDVERLTGYVRNHPEVTSVLLTGGDPMIMGETVLSKYIDPLLEMDHIESIRIGSKALAYWPQRFVTDPDADDTLRLFERVVKSGRNLAFMAHFSHHREMESDLVQEAVRRILNTGATIRTQAPLIRTINDTAEQWAGMWRTQHKMGMIPYYMFVERDTGPQDYFSVPLYKAWEIYRDALAQVSGLCRTVRGPSMSATPGKVVVDGVTEVNGEKIFALRMLQARDPDLVGRPFFAKFDENAIWLDHLKPAFADRFPFQQ; from the coding sequence ATGAGTACCCCAGAAAACACTGGTAGGCGGTTCCGCGCATACACCATCCGTCACCTGGATGAACTCTTGCAGCGGGCGAAACTGACGGAGGAGCAAAGGCTCCGCACACGTGCGGTAGCTTCGGTGTTGCCTTTTCGCACAAACGAGTATGTCCTCGATGAGCTCATCGACTGGGACAACGCCCTCGAAGACCCCATGTTCCGGCTCGTCTTCCCCCAGGAGGACATGCTCCCGGCTGAGGATGTCGACCGTATCGCCCACCTCATCAAGACTGACGCGCCCAAAGCCGAGATCACTGGCACGGCCAACGAGATCCGGTTCAAACTCAACCCGCACCCGGCAGGGCAGCAAGAGTTGAACCTACCCAAGTTCGAAGACGAAACCGTCGAAGGTTTGCAGCACAAATACAAAGAGACTGTGCTGTTCTTCCCCCAGCAGGGACAGACCTGCCACGCGTACTGCACCTACTGTTTCCGTTGGGCCCAGTTCGTGGGTATTAGCGAGCTGAAGATCGCCTCGAACGATGTCGAGCGGCTCACCGGCTACGTCCGCAATCACCCCGAGGTGACAAGCGTTCTGCTCACTGGCGGCGACCCCATGATCATGGGTGAGACTGTTCTGAGCAAGTACATCGATCCATTGCTGGAGATGGACCACATTGAGTCCATCCGAATCGGTTCGAAGGCTCTGGCTTACTGGCCTCAGCGATTCGTGACCGATCCCGATGCCGATGACACGCTGCGGCTGTTTGAAAGAGTCGTCAAGTCCGGGCGCAACCTTGCGTTCATGGCGCACTTCTCCCATCATCGGGAAATGGAGTCCGACCTGGTTCAGGAGGCGGTACGCCGAATCCTGAACACCGGGGCGACAATCCGCACCCAGGCTCCTTTGATCCGCACGATCAACGACACTGCCGAGCAGTGGGCTGGCATGTGGCGGACCCAGCACAAGATGGGCATGATTCCGTACTACATGTTCGTCGAGCGTGACACAGGACCGCAGGACTATTTCTCAGTACCGCTGTACAAGGCGTGGGAAATCTACCGGGATGCGCTGGCTCAGGTCTCCGGACTGTGCCGGACCGTCCGCGGACCGTCGATGTCGGCCACGCCTGGCAAAGTCGTCGTCGATGGCGTAACCGAGGTCAACGGCGAGAAAATCTTCGCGCTGCGAATGTTGCAGGCAAGAGACCCTGACCTGGTCGGGCGCCCATTCTTCGCGAAGTTTGACGAAAACGCGATTTGGCTCGACCACTTGAAGCCCGCTTTTGCGGATCGGTTTCCCTTTCAGCAGTAA
- a CDS encoding SDR family NAD(P)-dependent oxidoreductase: protein MTNVTWALVTGASSGIGAEFSRQLAQRGHNLILVARTKTAMMELADEIRSTHGREVEVICQDLTESQAALAVVDQVRRLGHDVDVLVNNAGFGTVGHFESIPADREHDEVMLNVVALTDLTKQFIPDMAARGRGSVINVASTAGFNPAAYFAVYSSTKAYVLNFSLSLWSEYQGRGVKVLAVAPGPVATPFFANSGIVRESLGPRATSPEFVVSKSLKALDRNRGYVVPGGGNFVMAHLMPRRPRRFIAKLSRKFTRPALRASGSRPL from the coding sequence ATGACAAATGTGACCTGGGCGCTCGTGACCGGTGCCTCGTCCGGTATCGGAGCTGAGTTCTCCCGCCAGCTGGCTCAGCGCGGCCATAACCTGATTTTGGTCGCCCGAACCAAAACCGCCATGATGGAACTGGCCGACGAAATTCGCTCGACACATGGACGAGAGGTAGAGGTCATCTGCCAGGACCTCACTGAGTCGCAGGCGGCTTTGGCGGTAGTCGACCAGGTGCGGCGGCTGGGCCACGATGTGGATGTCCTTGTGAACAACGCCGGTTTTGGCACCGTCGGGCATTTTGAATCCATCCCGGCGGATCGGGAGCATGACGAAGTCATGCTCAACGTCGTGGCATTGACCGACCTGACCAAACAGTTCATCCCCGACATGGCTGCGCGAGGTCGCGGCTCGGTCATCAATGTCGCTTCAACAGCTGGGTTCAATCCCGCCGCCTACTTCGCTGTCTATTCCTCGACCAAGGCCTACGTCTTGAACTTCAGCCTCTCGTTGTGGAGCGAGTACCAGGGGCGTGGGGTGAAAGTTCTGGCGGTCGCGCCGGGGCCAGTCGCGACGCCGTTCTTCGCCAACAGCGGCATTGTCAGAGAGTCTCTTGGTCCCCGGGCTACAAGCCCGGAATTTGTGGTCAGCAAGAGTCTCAAGGCTCTCGATCGCAACCGCGGCTATGTAGTGCCTGGGGGAGGCAACTTCGTCATGGCGCACCTGATGCCTCGCCGACCCCGTCGCTTTATCGCCAAGCTCAGCCGCAAGTTCACCCGTCCAGCCCTGCGGGCCTCTGGTTCACGTCCTCTCTAA
- a CDS encoding TetR/AcrR family transcriptional regulator, translating into MARENSKSLRADAQRSAIAILEAAERVLSIDSAATLERIAEAAGVSRTTIHRRYSNRDALLASLAQNAHQLLTEAIASARPQSAPPLVALHQATANILIVKAKWPYSLGLDLSPDLREQVHEHVYRPCETVFRRAQETGHIRANVDLTWARLVYFALLKAAVVTHLDTHDSDATGQEGTFDAATADQTAALIIDTLFTGIGPT; encoded by the coding sequence ATGGCACGAGAAAACTCAAAAAGCCTGCGCGCAGACGCCCAGCGCAGCGCCATCGCCATTTTGGAGGCTGCTGAACGGGTGCTCAGCATCGATTCGGCGGCGACCTTGGAGCGAATCGCCGAAGCCGCTGGCGTTTCCAGGACGACGATCCACCGCCGCTACAGCAACCGCGACGCCCTGTTGGCAAGCCTGGCTCAGAACGCGCACCAGCTCCTCACCGAAGCCATAGCCTCGGCCCGACCGCAATCCGCTCCCCCACTAGTCGCACTCCACCAAGCGACAGCCAATATCCTCATCGTAAAGGCGAAATGGCCCTATTCCCTGGGGCTGGACCTAAGCCCAGACCTGCGCGAACAGGTACACGAACACGTCTACCGGCCCTGCGAAACCGTATTTCGAAGAGCCCAGGAAACCGGACACATTCGGGCAAATGTCGACCTCACCTGGGCGCGCCTTGTCTATTTCGCCCTCCTCAAGGCGGCTGTTGTCACCCACCTGGACACTCATGACTCTGATGCCACCGGGCAGGAGGGAACCTTCGATGCCGCCACAGCAGACCAAACGGCCGCACTGATCATCGACACTCTCTTCACAGGCATCGGCCCCACGTAA
- a CDS encoding HAD family hydrolase, with amino-acid sequence MTDFLHAVLFDMDGTLVDSESLWDVALEDMARELGGTLRDSVRIDMVGKSEEYSIPLLLNDLGRAEEDTNQWREWVVARMTELLKDGVEWQPGAQELLGSVVEAGYLTALVTATRRSLTEVLLDQLGRHNFTITITGDDVTEKKPAPEPYTKALAQLGVTSDNAIVIEDSWSGMTSGIGAGCTVVGVPSLTSVPQAAPGQLHIVDSLEAINVEFLRRLHS; translated from the coding sequence GTGACTGACTTTCTGCACGCCGTCCTCTTCGACATGGACGGAACCCTAGTGGACTCCGAATCCCTCTGGGACGTCGCTCTCGAAGACATGGCCCGCGAACTCGGCGGCACCCTCAGGGACTCAGTGCGCATCGACATGGTCGGTAAATCCGAGGAGTACAGCATCCCGCTGCTCCTCAACGACCTCGGGCGAGCCGAGGAAGACACCAACCAGTGGCGCGAATGGGTCGTCGCCCGCATGACCGAGCTACTCAAAGACGGCGTCGAATGGCAACCCGGAGCCCAAGAACTCCTCGGATCCGTAGTCGAAGCCGGATACCTCACCGCCCTGGTCACCGCAACCCGCCGCAGCCTGACCGAAGTCCTACTCGACCAACTCGGACGCCATAACTTCACCATCACCATCACCGGCGACGACGTCACCGAAAAGAAACCCGCACCCGAGCCCTATACCAAAGCCCTCGCCCAACTCGGAGTCACAAGCGACAACGCCATCGTTATCGAAGACTCTTGGTCCGGCATGACCAGCGGCATCGGTGCTGGCTGCACTGTGGTCGGAGTGCCTAGCCTCACCAGCGTTCCCCAAGCTGCGCCGGGACAGCTCCATATTGTGGATTCACTCGAGGCCATCAATGTGGAGTTTTTGCGCAGACTCCACAGCTGA
- a CDS encoding OsmC family peroxiredoxin, which yields MTVTRTASTNWQGDLPSGEGVVTFVSSGIEKTPVSWPARSEKPNGKTSPEELIAAAHSACYSMALSAGLGKAGYTAEDIETQAYVDFKAGTGITGISLNVRASVPGIGADEFAQIAEATKTGCPVSQALQSVPISLDAALR from the coding sequence ATGACCGTAACTCGCACCGCCAGCACCAATTGGCAAGGTGACCTCCCGTCCGGCGAAGGAGTCGTGACGTTCGTTTCCTCGGGTATCGAAAAAACTCCCGTGTCATGGCCGGCGCGTTCGGAGAAGCCCAACGGAAAGACCAGCCCCGAGGAGCTCATCGCGGCCGCGCATTCGGCATGTTATTCGATGGCGCTCTCAGCGGGACTGGGCAAGGCCGGGTACACCGCCGAGGACATCGAGACTCAGGCATACGTGGACTTCAAGGCCGGAACCGGTATCACCGGTATCTCACTGAATGTACGAGCGTCGGTTCCCGGCATTGGCGCGGATGAGTTCGCGCAGATCGCGGAGGCGACCAAAACCGGCTGCCCAGTCAGCCAGGCCCTGCAGTCGGTGCCCATTAGTTTGGACGCCGCGCTGCGCTAG